In Desulfosoma sp., the sequence TCGGTTGATTTCCAGCTTGACGTAGATCGGGAAACAACGGGAGGTTGTCACGTTGGCTCATGGTCCCTTAAAGGGTTGGATGGCTGAGAGACCTTGATGTTAAGGAGTCAAACCGGCGAGGAATCGAGCATGCCTGAACAAGACGGCAAAAGTTTCAAAATCGTTGTGGGTTATGACGGCACGCGCACGGCCAAGGAAGCTTTGCACGTGGCCTTGTTTCACGCTCGGTATTTTCAGGCGGAAGTCCATGTGGTCTGGTCTCTCGAGGGTGGGACGTCCACATCGGCGCAAGAGATCGATGCCGCTCGCGACGGACTGCAGCACGCGGAAAATGTTTTTCGGGAAGCGCAGATTCCCTGCCAAACTCATTTGCTCATACGTGGGCTTTCTGCCGGCGAAGATCTGGTTCGGTTTTCCGAGGAACAGGGCGTGCAGGAGGTGATCGTGGGCGTGCGGCGTCGTTCCCATGTGGGGAAGCTCCTTTTCGGGTCCACGG encodes:
- a CDS encoding universal stress protein, which translates into the protein MPEQDGKSFKIVVGYDGTRTAKEALHVALFHARYFQAEVHVVWSLEGGTSTSAQEIDAARDGLQHAENVFREAQIPCQTHLLIRGLSAGEDLVRFSEEQGVQEVIVGVRRRSHVGKLLFGSTARYVILNAPCPVVSVK